In one window of Candidatus Cloacimonadota bacterium DNA:
- a CDS encoding slipin family protein produces the protein MVNLVSIIIVLAVIILFKAIRIVKEYERGVVFRLGRLLRAKGPGLFLLIPFIDKMVKVQLRTVTMDVPPQDIITRDNVPVKVNAVIYFRVIDPEDAIVKVENYILATSQIAQTSLRNILGKSDLDDLLTHREKISSELQSVIDELTDPWGVKVSVVEVKDVELPSTMQRAMAKQAEAERERRAKIIHAEGEFQASKKLSQAADILSKNTASIQLRFLQTLTEISAEKNSTIVFPLPIDIMQGFLNKEKIPSTLAETVSKMIENYSKKE, from the coding sequence ATGGTTAATCTTGTATCAATTATTATAGTTTTGGCTGTAATAATTTTGTTCAAAGCAATACGAATAGTAAAAGAATATGAACGTGGTGTAGTATTTAGGCTTGGCAGATTACTGCGGGCAAAAGGTCCCGGACTCTTTCTCTTGATCCCATTCATTGATAAGATGGTGAAAGTTCAGTTAAGAACCGTAACTATGGATGTTCCCCCTCAAGATATTATCACGAGAGACAATGTTCCGGTAAAAGTTAATGCTGTCATATATTTCCGAGTTATCGATCCGGAAGATGCGATAGTCAAAGTGGAGAATTACATATTAGCAACTTCCCAAATCGCTCAAACAAGCCTGAGAAATATACTTGGTAAATCCGATTTGGACGACCTGCTCACCCATCGTGAAAAAATTAGTAGTGAATTACAATCGGTTATTGATGAATTAACCGACCCGTGGGGAGTCAAAGTCAGTGTGGTAGAAGTTAAAGATGTTGAACTCCCCTCGACGATGCAACGAGCAATGGCAAAACAAGCCGAAGCAGAGCGGGAACGAAGAGCAAAGATCATTCACGCAGAAGGTGAATTTCAAGCTTCCAAAAAACTATCACAAGCAGCTGATATACTTAGTAAAAACACAGCTTCTATCCAACTTAGATTCTTGCAAACCCTTACGGAAATTTCTGCAGAAAAGAATTCTACAATTGTCTTCCCATTACCGATTGATATCATGCAAGGATTTTTGAATAAGGAAAAAATCCCTTCCACCCTAGCTGAAACTGTTAGTAAAATGATCGAGAATTATTCTAAAAAAGAATAA